Proteins from a single region of Leuconostoc gasicomitatum LMG 18811:
- a CDS encoding NADH:flavin oxidoreductase, producing the protein MSLEEFFLPLKINAELTLKNRFVMAPMTRNLTPEAIPDEELVEYFASRARGGVGLIITEPIAVSHPSANKDGFSPDFATEEKIQGWKAVVRAVHIEGAKIFAQIWHMGCDRDATKAPNPEIRSVSPSKSGEDNYATVEEIQEIIDAFGETAKIVKEIGFDGVEIHGAHGYLIDEFLWDKTNYRTDNFGGSIKNRVRFAKEIVEIVRKAVGSDFPIGFRISQWKVQDFSAKLAKNPDELKQIVTPLSEAGVDMFHCSTRRFWENEFEGSPLNLAGWVKMMTGKTTITVGSVGLTSMFTESLLSGKGADITSLSKLESKFRDGEFDLVALGRSLIANPDWVNKVQENNLGDLQSFDAEMLKYLK; encoded by the coding sequence TTGAGTCTTGAAGAATTCTTTTTACCATTAAAAATAAATGCAGAACTTACTTTGAAAAATAGGTTTGTCATGGCTCCAATGACTCGGAATTTAACACCTGAGGCTATTCCTGATGAGGAGTTAGTAGAGTATTTTGCTTCAAGAGCACGAGGAGGGGTTGGACTAATTATCACTGAGCCGATTGCTGTTTCACATCCTTCAGCAAATAAAGATGGATTTTCTCCAGATTTTGCAACAGAAGAAAAAATACAAGGCTGGAAGGCTGTTGTTAGAGCAGTTCATATTGAGGGGGCGAAAATTTTCGCTCAAATTTGGCATATGGGTTGCGATAGAGATGCAACGAAAGCGCCTAATCCTGAAATAAGAAGTGTATCCCCATCTAAATCTGGTGAAGATAATTATGCAACAGTAGAAGAAATTCAAGAAATCATAGATGCGTTTGGCGAAACAGCTAAAATTGTAAAAGAAATTGGTTTTGATGGTGTTGAAATACATGGAGCACATGGCTATTTGATTGATGAGTTTCTTTGGGATAAGACGAATTATCGTACTGATAATTTTGGTGGAAGCATTAAAAATCGTGTTCGTTTTGCTAAAGAAATTGTGGAAATTGTGAGAAAAGCTGTTGGGAGTGATTTTCCTATTGGCTTCAGGATTTCTCAATGGAAGGTTCAAGATTTTAGTGCAAAATTGGCAAAAAATCCTGATGAATTGAAACAAATTGTCACTCCACTTTCAGAAGCTGGAGTGGATATGTTCCACTGCTCGACTCGAAGATTTTGGGAAAATGAGTTTGAAGGATCACCTTTGAATCTTGCAGGCTGGGTAAAAATGATGACAGGAAAAACTACAATTACAGTTGGTTCTGTTGGCTTAACTAGTATGTTCACAGAAAGCTTGTTATCTGGTAAAGGGGCTGATATTACTTCACTTTCAAAACTAGAAAGCAAATTTCGAGATGGTGAATTTGATTTAGTAGCACTTGGTAGAAGTCTTATTGCAAATCCAGACTGGGTTAATAAAGTTCAAGAGAACAATCTTGGAGATTTACAATCATTTGATGCAGAAATGTTAAAATATTTAAAATAG
- a CDS encoding MFS transporter, whose product MITKKVPNWLTLITLAIGFIMATLDASIMNVAVATVQKELSLSSTSGTWIIDSYLLSFASLLLLGGVLANKFGSKPIYLVGMFLFLIGSISGGFSESGAWLIGSRFFQGVGAAFFMPSSLSLLVLSFEDKTERAKMLGIWSAVVSISSGVGPFVGGALIYGLGWRSIFFINVPLGIIGLVLAYCFAINPKSDRSLKLTVLPNLLSMIMLASFAYTLIEGGTYGIAYPPAIISFILFLITLFLFTSYERKSELPMIPLGLIKIKAFVFSNFTAVLLNSSMMGGLFIFGLYLQSSNHSTTLEAGAQLIPMMIVFMIGNIIFSRTVKKFGTDKMLIFGLLLAAIGTFVLTFSLHFTYLVYALIYAIANLGVGIVVPAMTMVAMQSATDKYSNFAGAIFNVARQIGSLFGVALLGVIFYQSSSPVIGAEISFAIMTIFYVLGIAFSIIGSKEKGKTIES is encoded by the coding sequence ATGATAACTAAAAAAGTTCCTAACTGGCTCACACTCATTACCCTTGCTATTGGTTTCATCATGGCAACACTTGATGCTTCTATCATGAATGTTGCAGTTGCAACTGTTCAAAAAGAGCTTTCACTCTCCAGTACGAGCGGGACTTGGATTATTGACAGCTATTTATTGTCTTTTGCTAGTCTTTTATTACTTGGTGGCGTTTTAGCTAATAAATTTGGCAGTAAGCCCATCTATTTAGTGGGAATGTTCTTATTTCTTATTGGTTCAATTTCTGGAGGTTTCTCAGAAAGTGGTGCATGGCTAATTGGTTCACGTTTTTTTCAAGGGGTCGGAGCAGCTTTCTTTATGCCGAGTTCATTGAGCTTACTGGTACTTTCTTTTGAAGACAAGACAGAACGAGCAAAAATGTTAGGCATTTGGTCAGCTGTCGTTTCTATTTCATCAGGAGTTGGTCCGTTTGTCGGTGGAGCACTGATTTATGGATTAGGTTGGCGCAGTATTTTCTTTATTAATGTTCCTCTGGGTATTATCGGCTTAGTTCTTGCTTATTGTTTCGCAATTAATCCTAAATCAGATAGAAGTTTAAAATTAACAGTCTTGCCAAACTTACTCAGCATGATAATGCTTGCCAGTTTTGCTTATACATTGATAGAGGGTGGAACCTACGGGATAGCCTATCCTCCAGCCATAATCAGCTTTATTCTTTTTCTGATTACTTTATTTTTATTTACATCTTATGAGAGAAAATCAGAGTTGCCAATGATACCGCTTGGTTTGATAAAAATTAAAGCCTTTGTTTTTTCAAATTTCACAGCGGTTTTATTGAATTCATCGATGATGGGAGGACTTTTTATCTTCGGACTCTATTTACAGTCTTCCAACCACAGCACAACACTTGAAGCGGGTGCACAGCTCATTCCAATGATGATTGTTTTTATGATTGGGAATATTATTTTTTCACGAACAGTTAAAAAATTTGGTACAGATAAAATGCTTATCTTCGGACTTCTATTGGCAGCTATAGGTACGTTTGTTCTAACTTTCAGTTTACATTTTACTTACCTTGTTTATGCGCTTATCTATGCGATTGCTAATCTAGGCGTAGGAATAGTGGTCCCTGCCATGACAATGGTAGCGATGCAAAGTGCAACGGATAAGTATAGCAATTTTGCAGGTGCAATTTTTAATGTTGCACGGCAGATTGGTTCTTTATTTGGCGTCGCACTACTTGGAGTTATTTTTTACCAATCTTCTAGCCCGGTTATTGGTGCAGAAATTTCTTTTGCCATTATGACCATTTTTTACGTGTTGGGGATTGCGTTCTCCATAATTGGAAGTAAAGAAAAAGGTAAAACAATTGAGTCTTGA
- a CDS encoding AAA family ATPase produces MKIAISGTYSTGKTTTTLALAYYTGLLSTHAKTMREILPKALPGKRLEDATGPELVQLGFRRLMERAVRESHLEDFVSDGSSLHEWAYGMVRTELGMNPNEETDKGNIVLTEDLKYLKEIMINFGAVAKDYAKDTYESFVHLPVEFPLVADGHRPVSELFRRRSNDLLLETIQKLDIPYYVVGGTIAERLEKITEIYHLEPVMSVEEAIRLAKKEAEKFDIVQEGRENDN; encoded by the coding sequence ATGAAAATTGCAATTTCAGGTACATATTCAACAGGAAAAACAACGACGACTCTAGCATTGGCTTATTATACTGGCTTGCTAAGTACCCATGCAAAGACAATGCGGGAAATCTTACCCAAAGCCTTACCCGGTAAAAGGTTAGAGGACGCTACAGGTCCTGAACTAGTTCAACTTGGTTTTCGTCGTCTAATGGAACGCGCGGTTCGCGAGTCTCACTTAGAAGATTTTGTGTCAGATGGCTCCTCACTTCATGAATGGGCTTATGGCATGGTCCGAACAGAACTAGGCATGAATCCTAATGAAGAAACAGACAAAGGGAATATTGTTTTAACAGAGGACTTGAAATATCTCAAAGAAATAATGATAAACTTTGGTGCAGTGGCAAAAGATTACGCAAAAGATACCTACGAATCTTTTGTTCATTTACCAGTTGAGTTTCCATTAGTGGCAGATGGACATCGTCCTGTATCCGAGTTATTTAGAAGACGCTCAAATGATTTACTACTGGAGACAATTCAGAAATTGGATATTCCTTACTATGTCGTTGGGGGAACAATTGCAGAGCGTCTAGAAAAGATTACTGAAATTTATCATCTTGAGCCTGTCATGAGTGTGGAAGAAGCGATTAGATTGGCTAAGAAGGAAGCTGAAAAATTCGACATTGTCCAAGAAGGAAGAGAAAATGATAACTAA